One Pseudomonas brassicacearum genomic region harbors:
- a CDS encoding DUF1127 domain-containing protein has protein sequence MERTLSSELFFEDKAEKNQASLPLRVIANLMLWQRRIASRHQLARLDSRLLADAGISEAQRYEELSKPFWR, from the coding sequence ATGGAACGTACACTCAGTTCCGAGCTGTTTTTCGAAGACAAAGCTGAAAAAAACCAGGCTTCCCTGCCTCTTCGCGTTATTGCTAACCTGATGTTGTGGCAGCGCCGCATCGCCAGCCGTCACCAACTGGCTCGTCTGGATTCGCGCCTGCTGGCTGATGCCGGTATCAGCGAAGCACAACGCTACGAAGAGCTGAGCAAGCCGTTCTGGCGCTAA
- a CDS encoding NAD(P)(+) transhydrogenase (Re/Si-specific) subunit beta codes for MSMNLVTTLYLIASICFIQALKGLSHPTTSRRGNLFGMLGMALAVLTTVGLIYKLGAELATAGIGYVIVGLLVGGTAGSIMAKRVEMTKMPELVAFMHSMIGLAAVFIAIAAVVEPQSLGIVKQLGDSIPAGNRLELFLGAAIGAITFSGSVIAFGKLSGKYKFRLFQGAPVQFGGQHKLNLILGLATLGLGLMFMFTGNLGAFALMLALAFVLGVLIIIPIGGADMPVVVSMLNSYSGWAAAGIGFSLNNSMLIIAGSLVGSSGAILSYIMCKAMNRSFFNVLLGGFGNTADAAGPAGSKEARPVKSGSADDATFLLTNADTVIIVPGYGLAVARAQHALKELTEKLTHRGVTVKYAIHPVAGRMPGHMNVLLAEAEVPYDQVFEMEDINSEFGQADVVLVLGANDVVNPAAKNDPKSPIAGMPILEAFKAKTIIVNKRSMASGYAGLDNELFYLDKTMMVFGDAKKVIEDMVKAVE; via the coding sequence ATGAGCATGAATCTGGTAACGACGCTCTACCTGATCGCGTCGATCTGCTTCATCCAGGCTCTCAAAGGCCTGTCGCACCCCACCACGTCACGCCGTGGCAACCTGTTCGGCATGCTCGGCATGGCGTTGGCGGTGCTCACTACCGTGGGCCTCATCTATAAGCTGGGCGCTGAGCTGGCGACAGCTGGCATCGGCTACGTCATCGTCGGCCTGCTGGTTGGCGGTACCGCCGGTTCGATCATGGCCAAGCGTGTCGAGATGACCAAGATGCCTGAGCTGGTGGCGTTCATGCACAGCATGATCGGCCTCGCAGCGGTATTCATTGCCATCGCCGCCGTCGTCGAGCCGCAGTCCCTGGGTATCGTCAAGCAGTTGGGTGATTCGATCCCGGCGGGTAACCGCCTGGAGCTGTTCCTCGGCGCAGCCATCGGTGCCATCACCTTCTCCGGTTCGGTGATCGCGTTCGGCAAGCTCTCGGGCAAGTACAAGTTCCGCCTGTTCCAAGGCGCACCGGTACAGTTTGGCGGCCAGCACAAGCTCAACCTGATCCTGGGCCTTGCCACGCTGGGCCTGGGCCTGATGTTCATGTTCACCGGCAACCTCGGCGCGTTCGCCTTGATGCTGGCCCTGGCCTTTGTGCTGGGCGTGCTGATCATCATCCCAATCGGCGGCGCGGACATGCCGGTGGTGGTGTCGATGCTCAACAGTTATTCCGGTTGGGCCGCAGCGGGTATCGGCTTCTCGCTGAACAACTCGATGCTGATTATTGCCGGTTCGCTGGTAGGTTCGAGCGGTGCGATCCTGTCGTACATCATGTGCAAGGCGATGAACCGTTCGTTCTTCAACGTGTTGCTCGGCGGTTTCGGCAACACAGCAGATGCTGCTGGCCCGGCAGGCTCCAAAGAAGCCCGTCCGGTGAAGTCCGGCTCGGCAGACGATGCAACCTTCCTGCTGACCAACGCCGACACGGTGATCATCGTGCCGGGCTATGGCCTTGCGGTGGCCCGCGCGCAACACGCACTGAAAGAGCTGACCGAGAAATTGACCCATCGCGGCGTGACCGTTAAATACGCGATCCACCCGGTAGCAGGTCGCATGCCCGGACACATGAACGTGCTGCTGGCCGAAGCTGAAGTGCCTTACGACCAGGTGTTCGAGATGGAAGACATCAACTCCGAGTTCGGTCAGGCCGATGTGGTGCTGGTGCTCGGCGCCAACGACGTGGTGAACCCGGCGGCGAAGAACGATCCGAAATCGCCGATTGCCGGCATGCCGATCCTCGAGGCCTTCAAGGCCAAGACCATCATCGTCAACAAGCGCTCGATGGCCAGCGGCTATGCCGGTCTGGACAACGAGCTGTTCTATCTCGACAAGACCATGATGGTGTTCGGTGACGCCAAGAAGGTCATCGAAGACATGGTCAAAGCAGTGGAGTAA
- a CDS encoding DUF4105 domain-containing protein translates to MRRLAAWLTAWALLLMGSNAQAGLQLHLNGDGLSPAQQQASQALLDEALRALPPRFIERLDRRIDVGWTDQMPANAYGQASLVSQLDLNRNLLDSLTDGSAATQKTRRPHGTVRREMLATVLHELTHIYDRSRLWPDAERALIQRCTRRNSSAGLIGLPDECRGQNDRRFTLSDDPRLLDLAGWPQYVGRRGEREQHNRQVARSPDIYETSSPKEFVAVNMEYFLLDPSYACRRPALYRYYQEHFGWAPAAKDTCAKSFAFLNAGNDFAKTPLGKVDPERVYAVDYLLAEANQNWVSRWGHSMLRLVICAPGRPRGPDCRLDLDQHLVLSYRAFVGDVQLSSWDGLVGKYPSRLFVLPLAQVIDEYTKTELRSLASVPLNLSRTEIEETVEHAAEMHWSYDGNYYFLSNNCAVESLKLLRSGSNNQQLKGLDSIMPNGLLEVLKGRGLADTSVLDDPKEALRLGYRFDSFRDRYQAMFNVLKKYLPIKQQTVEDWLALDAAERRVWFEQADLRTSAALLLLEQASYRRQLLLAQDEVKQRYLGARELQNGGMERANATLQQILANSGFLSRPAELLGSSGYGLPQPSEWQRLESESSLRQKQLQTLTGDLDKEVRALLEPSRAAEIAASEANVKEIGEHLRKLHKAGGGLELP, encoded by the coding sequence GTGAGGCGGCTCGCCGCCTGGCTGACGGCCTGGGCGTTGCTGCTCATGGGCAGCAACGCCCAGGCCGGCCTGCAACTACACCTCAACGGCGACGGCTTGAGCCCGGCGCAACAGCAGGCCAGCCAGGCACTACTCGATGAAGCCCTGCGGGCCCTGCCGCCGCGCTTCATCGAGCGGCTGGACCGGCGCATCGATGTCGGCTGGACCGACCAGATGCCCGCCAACGCCTACGGCCAAGCCTCGCTGGTGTCGCAGCTGGACCTCAATCGCAATCTGCTCGACAGCCTCACCGACGGCAGCGCCGCCACGCAAAAGACCCGTCGTCCCCACGGCACGGTGCGGCGGGAAATGCTCGCCACGGTCCTGCATGAACTGACCCACATTTATGACCGCTCGCGCCTATGGCCGGACGCCGAACGCGCACTGATCCAGCGTTGTACCCGACGCAACAGCAGCGCCGGCCTGATCGGCCTTCCGGATGAATGCCGAGGTCAGAACGACCGCCGCTTTACTCTCAGCGATGATCCACGTTTGCTGGACCTCGCCGGCTGGCCACAATACGTCGGCCGTCGCGGTGAACGGGAACAGCACAACCGCCAGGTCGCCCGCAGCCCGGACATCTACGAGACGAGCAGCCCCAAGGAGTTTGTCGCGGTCAACATGGAGTACTTTCTCCTGGACCCCAGCTACGCCTGCCGGCGGCCCGCACTGTATCGCTATTATCAGGAACACTTCGGCTGGGCACCTGCCGCCAAGGATACCTGCGCCAAGTCATTCGCCTTTCTCAACGCGGGTAACGACTTCGCCAAGACGCCCCTGGGCAAGGTCGATCCGGAACGCGTCTATGCCGTCGATTATCTGCTGGCCGAAGCCAACCAGAATTGGGTCAGCCGCTGGGGCCATAGCATGCTGCGGCTGGTGATCTGCGCGCCAGGTCGCCCGCGAGGCCCGGATTGTCGATTGGATCTGGATCAACACCTGGTGCTGTCGTATCGCGCCTTCGTGGGCGATGTGCAGTTGTCGAGCTGGGACGGGCTGGTGGGAAAATACCCGTCGCGCCTGTTCGTACTGCCGTTGGCCCAGGTGATTGATGAGTACACCAAGACCGAACTGCGCAGCCTGGCGTCAGTGCCGCTGAACTTGTCGCGGACCGAAATCGAGGAAACCGTCGAGCACGCGGCCGAAATGCACTGGAGCTACGACGGCAACTACTACTTCCTGTCCAACAACTGCGCGGTGGAAAGCTTGAAGCTGCTGCGCAGCGGCAGCAATAACCAGCAGCTCAAGGGCCTGGACAGCATCATGCCCAACGGCTTGCTGGAAGTGCTCAAGGGGCGGGGCCTGGCCGATACCAGCGTACTCGATGATCCCAAGGAAGCCTTGCGACTGGGCTACCGCTTCGACTCATTCCGCGATCGGTATCAGGCCATGTTCAACGTGCTGAAGAAGTACCTGCCGATCAAGCAACAAACGGTGGAAGACTGGCTGGCCCTGGACGCCGCCGAACGCCGCGTCTGGTTCGAACAAGCCGACCTGCGCACTAGCGCAGCGTTGCTGCTGCTGGAGCAGGCCAGTTATCGCCGGCAGTTGCTGCTGGCTCAAGATGAAGTCAAGCAGCGCTACCTCGGTGCCCGTGAATTGCAGAATGGCGGCATGGAAAGAGCCAACGCGACGCTGCAGCAGATTCTCGCCAACAGCGGTTTCCTGAGCCGTCCCGCGGAATTGCTGGGCAGTAGCGGTTACGGGCTGCCGCAACCTAGCGAGTGGCAACGACTGGAGTCGGAAAGCAGCTTGCGTCAGAAACAGCTTCAAACGCTGACGGGTGACCTGGATAAGGAAGTCCGGGCCTTGCTGGAGCCGAGCCGCGCGGCTGAAATTGCCGCAAGTGAAGCCAACGTCAAAGAGATCGGCGAGCACCTGCGCAAACTGCACAAAGCGGGTGGAGGGCTGGAGTTGCCTTGA
- a CDS encoding DUF2388 domain-containing protein, producing the protein MIRLRLLSAAALLAVAAQSNASSFIVTTDSIVGALKATSDATSDATSSLRDNKIVQAARDDAASFVASEGAIRGVKLESALDYIRQQAPQLNATDAQLAQAILVI; encoded by the coding sequence ATGATCCGTCTTCGTCTGCTCAGCGCTGCCGCCTTGCTGGCAGTAGCCGCTCAATCCAATGCCAGCAGCTTTATCGTCACCACCGACTCCATAGTGGGTGCACTCAAGGCCACGTCCGATGCCACCTCCGATGCAACCTCGTCGCTGCGGGACAATAAAATCGTCCAGGCCGCCCGTGATGACGCCGCCAGCTTCGTGGCCAGCGAAGGCGCCATCCGTGGTGTGAAACTGGAAAGCGCCCTGGATTACATCCGCCAGCAAGCGCCGCAGCTCAACGCCACCGACGCGCAACTGGCCCAGGCCATTCTGGTTATCTGA
- a CDS encoding HU family DNA-binding protein, with product MRKPDLAAAIAEKADLTKEQANRVLNAVLEEITGALHRKDSVTLVGFGTFLQRHRGARTGKNPQTGEPVKIKASNTVAFKAGKFLKDSVNP from the coding sequence ATGCGTAAACCAGACCTCGCTGCCGCCATCGCGGAAAAAGCGGACCTCACCAAAGAACAAGCCAACCGCGTGCTCAACGCCGTTCTCGAAGAAATCACCGGCGCCCTGCACCGCAAGGACAGCGTCACCCTGGTAGGCTTCGGCACCTTCCTGCAGCGCCACCGCGGCGCCCGCACCGGCAAAAACCCACAAACCGGCGAGCCTGTGAAAATCAAGGCTAGCAACACGGTTGCGTTCAAGGCGGGTAAGTTTTTGAAGGACAGTGTTAATCCGTAA
- a CDS encoding acetyl-CoA hydrolase/transferase family protein, producing the protein MYRDRIRLPSLLDKVMSAAEAALLIQDGMTVGMSGFTRAGEAKAVPHALAERAKVTPLKISLMTGASLGNDLDKELTEAGVLARRMPFQVDSTLRKAINAGEVMFIDQHLSETVEQMRNAQLKLPDIAVIEAVAITEQGHIVPTTSVGNSASFAIFAKQVIVEINLAHNPNLEGLHDIYIPTYRPTRTPIPLVKVDDRIGSSAIPIPAEKIAAIVITNQADSPSTVLPPDSDTQAIADHLIDFFKQEVAAGRMTNKLGPLQAGIGNIANAVMCGLIDSPFEDLTMYSEVLQDSTFDLIDAGKLSFASGSSITLSGRRNADVFGHLEKYKDKLVLRPQEISNHPEVVRRLGIIAINTALEFDLYGNVNSTHVCGTRMMNGIGGSGDFARNAHLAIFVTKSIAKGGAISSVVPMVSHVDHTEHDVDILVTEIGLADLRGLAPRERARVVIDNCVHPSYRQALNEYFEAACLLGGHTPHILRDALSWHLNLEETGRMLAV; encoded by the coding sequence ATGTACCGTGACCGCATCCGCTTGCCTTCGTTGTTGGATAAAGTGATGAGCGCTGCCGAAGCAGCCTTGTTGATTCAGGACGGCATGACCGTCGGCATGAGCGGCTTTACCCGCGCCGGTGAAGCGAAAGCGGTCCCCCACGCCCTGGCCGAGCGCGCCAAGGTCACTCCGCTGAAAATCAGCCTGATGACCGGCGCAAGTCTGGGTAACGATCTGGACAAGGAGCTCACCGAAGCCGGCGTGCTGGCACGACGCATGCCCTTCCAGGTCGACAGCACGCTGCGCAAGGCGATCAACGCAGGCGAGGTGATGTTCATTGACCAGCATCTCTCGGAAACCGTCGAGCAAATGCGCAACGCCCAACTCAAGCTGCCCGACATTGCGGTGATCGAAGCGGTGGCCATCACCGAACAGGGGCATATCGTGCCGACCACTTCGGTCGGCAATTCGGCTAGCTTTGCCATCTTCGCCAAACAGGTGATCGTTGAAATCAACCTGGCGCACAACCCGAACCTGGAAGGGTTGCACGACATCTATATCCCCACCTATCGACCGACCCGTACACCGATCCCCCTGGTGAAAGTCGACGACCGCATCGGCAGTTCCGCGATCCCGATCCCAGCGGAAAAAATAGCCGCTATCGTCATCACCAACCAAGCCGACTCGCCTTCGACCGTTTTGCCTCCGGACAGCGATACACAGGCTATCGCCGATCATTTAATCGATTTTTTCAAGCAGGAAGTCGCGGCCGGGCGCATGACCAACAAGCTCGGGCCATTGCAGGCCGGCATCGGCAATATCGCCAACGCCGTGATGTGCGGGCTGATCGACTCTCCGTTCGAAGACCTGACCATGTACTCCGAGGTGCTACAGGACTCCACATTCGATCTGATCGACGCCGGCAAACTGAGCTTTGCTTCGGGCAGCTCCATCACGTTGTCAGGTCGACGCAATGCCGATGTCTTTGGACATCTGGAAAAGTACAAAGACAAACTGGTCCTGCGCCCGCAGGAGATCTCCAACCACCCTGAAGTGGTGCGTCGCCTGGGCATCATTGCCATCAACACGGCGCTGGAGTTCGACCTGTATGGCAACGTCAACTCCACCCATGTCTGTGGTACGCGGATGATGAATGGCATCGGTGGCTCGGGGGATTTCGCCCGGAATGCGCACTTGGCGATTTTCGTCACCAAGTCGATCGCCAAAGGCGGCGCGATTTCCAGCGTCGTGCCGATGGTCAGCCATGTGGATCATACCGAGCACGATGTCGACATTCTGGTGACCGAGATCGGCCTAGCCGACCTGCGAGGTCTGGCACCGCGGGAGCGGGCGCGGGTCGTCATCGATAACTGCGTACACCCATCCTATCGCCAGGCCTTGAATGAATATTTTGAAGCGGCTTGCCTCTTGGGTGGACATACCCCGCACATCCTGCGCGATGCACTGAGTTGGCACCTGAACCTGGAAGAAACCGGACGCATGTTGGCGGTTTGA
- a CDS encoding Re/Si-specific NAD(P)(+) transhydrogenase subunit alpha yields the protein MHIGVPLETQTGETRVAATPETIKKLIGQGHKVTVQSGAGIKASVIDSAYEAAGATIGSASEAFGAELILKVVAPSDSELTLIKSGTVLVGMLNPFNNETIAKLAECGITAFALEAAPRTSRAQSLDVLSSQANIAGYKAVLLAAHYYPRFMPMLMTAAGTVKAARVLILGAGVAGLQAIATAKRLGAVIEASDVRPAVKEQIESLGAKFVDVPYETDEERECAVGVGGYARPMPASWMQRQAQAVHERAKQADIVITTALIPGRKAPTLLSAETVAQMKPGSVVIDLAAAQGGNCPLTVADQVVVENGVTICGPTNLAGEVAADASALYARNLLDFLKLVFTKEGQFDVNLEDDIVAACLMCRDGQVIRKNA from the coding sequence GTGCACATTGGTGTTCCCCTCGAAACCCAAACGGGTGAAACACGGGTTGCTGCTACCCCGGAAACCATCAAGAAACTGATCGGCCAAGGCCATAAAGTCACTGTTCAAAGCGGCGCCGGCATCAAGGCCAGCGTTATCGACAGTGCTTATGAAGCGGCGGGCGCAACCATTGGCAGCGCCAGTGAAGCGTTCGGCGCCGAACTGATCCTCAAGGTGGTCGCCCCCAGCGACAGCGAACTGACGTTGATCAAGAGCGGCACCGTGCTGGTAGGCATGCTCAACCCGTTCAACAACGAAACTATCGCCAAGCTGGCCGAATGTGGGATTACCGCTTTCGCCCTTGAGGCCGCGCCACGTACCTCCCGCGCCCAGAGCCTGGATGTGCTGTCGTCTCAAGCGAACATCGCCGGCTATAAAGCTGTGTTGCTCGCCGCTCACTACTATCCACGCTTCATGCCGATGCTGATGACCGCCGCGGGCACCGTGAAAGCGGCGCGCGTGCTGATTCTCGGTGCCGGCGTGGCCGGGCTGCAGGCGATTGCCACGGCCAAGCGCCTGGGCGCGGTGATCGAGGCTTCGGACGTGCGTCCGGCGGTGAAGGAGCAAATCGAATCCCTCGGCGCCAAGTTCGTCGATGTGCCTTATGAAACCGATGAAGAGCGTGAATGCGCCGTCGGCGTCGGCGGTTACGCCCGGCCCATGCCCGCCAGCTGGATGCAGCGTCAGGCCCAGGCTGTGCACGAACGCGCCAAACAGGCTGACATCGTCATCACCACGGCGTTGATTCCGGGCCGCAAGGCACCGACGTTGCTGAGCGCCGAAACCGTCGCGCAGATGAAACCCGGTTCGGTGGTCATCGACCTCGCGGCAGCCCAGGGCGGTAACTGCCCGCTGACCGTGGCTGATCAGGTCGTGGTCGAGAATGGCGTGACCATTTGCGGCCCGACCAACCTGGCCGGTGAAGTCGCGGCTGATGCTTCGGCGCTGTACGCCCGTAACCTGCTGGACTTCCTGAAGCTGGTCTTCACCAAGGAAGGTCAGTTCGACGTGAACCTGGAAGACGACATCGTCGCCGCGTGCCTGATGTGCCGCGACGGCCAAGTCATCCGTAAAAACGCCTAA
- a CDS encoding NAD(P) transhydrogenase subunit alpha: MEELISPGIYNLIIFVLAIYVGYHVVWNVTPALHTPLMAVTNAISAIVIVGAMLAAALTVTPLGKTMGTLAVALAAVNVFGGFLVTRRMLEMFKKKAPKAVKEEAPK; this comes from the coding sequence ATGGAAGAGCTCATCTCCCCCGGTATCTACAACCTGATCATCTTCGTGCTGGCGATTTATGTCGGTTACCACGTGGTCTGGAACGTGACACCTGCACTGCACACGCCGTTGATGGCAGTGACCAACGCTATTTCGGCGATCGTGATCGTCGGCGCCATGCTCGCCGCCGCGCTGACCGTGACGCCGCTGGGCAAGACCATGGGTACCCTCGCCGTAGCCCTGGCCGCCGTAAACGTGTTCGGTGGCTTCCTGGTGACGCGCCGCATGCTTGAAATGTTCAAGAAAAAAGCCCCGAAAGCCGTAAAAGAAGAGGCGCCCAAGTAA
- a CDS encoding DUF2388 domain-containing protein → MRSPLIAATLGLLLLADVAQAHTLVATSNIIVRASQRTIDFTSDTTTSIRDSKIVREAHDDAASFVASNGEIRGAHLEAAFDTLRTRVPEARDASDQVLAEAILAL, encoded by the coding sequence ATGCGTAGCCCGCTGATTGCTGCCACCCTAGGCCTGCTGTTGTTGGCCGATGTGGCCCAGGCACATACCCTGGTAGCCACCAGTAACATCATCGTCCGTGCCTCCCAGCGCACGATCGATTTCACATCCGACACCACCACGTCCATCCGTGATTCGAAAATCGTTCGTGAAGCCCATGACGATGCGGCCAGTTTTGTCGCCAGCAATGGTGAAATTCGTGGCGCTCATCTCGAGGCCGCTTTCGACACCTTGCGCACTCGCGTGCCGGAAGCGCGCGACGCCAGTGACCAGGTACTCGCCGAAGCCATCCTCGCATTGTGA
- a CDS encoding acyl-CoA dehydrogenase, with protein sequence MAGKASFNWIDPLLLDQQLTEEERMIRDTAEQFAQQKLAPRVLEAFRHEKTDPAIFREMGEVGLLGATIPEQYGGSGLNYVSYGLIAREVERVDSGYRSMMSVQSSLVMVPINEFGTEAQKQKYLPKLASGEWIGCFGLTEPNHGSDPGAMITRARKVEGGYSLTGSKMWITNSPIADVFVVWGKDDAGDIRGFVLEKGWKGLSAPAIHGKVGLRASITGEIVMDNVFVPEENIFPDVRGLKGPFTCLNSARYGISWGALGAAEFCWHTARQYTLDRQQFGRPLAATQLIQKKLADMQTEITLALQGCLRLGRMKDEGTAAVEITSIMKRNSCGKSLDIARMARDMLGGNGISDEFGIARHLVNLEVVNTYEGTHDVHALILGRAQTGIQAFY encoded by the coding sequence ATGGCCGGTAAAGCGAGCTTCAACTGGATCGATCCATTGTTGCTGGACCAGCAGCTCACCGAAGAAGAACGCATGATTCGCGACACTGCTGAGCAGTTCGCCCAGCAGAAGCTCGCGCCGCGGGTGCTGGAAGCGTTCCGTCATGAGAAAACCGATCCGGCGATCTTCCGTGAGATGGGTGAGGTGGGGCTGCTGGGAGCAACCATCCCCGAACAATACGGCGGCAGTGGGCTGAACTATGTCAGCTATGGCTTGATCGCCCGCGAAGTGGAGCGTGTCGATTCCGGCTATCGCTCGATGATGAGCGTGCAATCCTCGCTCGTCATGGTGCCGATCAATGAATTTGGTACCGAGGCGCAAAAACAGAAATACCTGCCGAAGCTGGCCTCCGGTGAATGGATCGGCTGCTTTGGTCTGACCGAGCCGAACCATGGTTCCGACCCAGGCGCGATGATTACTCGTGCGCGCAAGGTGGAAGGCGGCTACAGCCTGACGGGCAGCAAGATGTGGATCACTAACAGTCCGATTGCCGATGTATTTGTCGTCTGGGGCAAGGACGACGCGGGTGATATCCGCGGCTTCGTACTCGAGAAGGGCTGGAAAGGCCTGAGTGCGCCGGCCATTCATGGCAAGGTCGGCCTGCGTGCTTCGATCACGGGCGAGATCGTCATGGACAACGTGTTCGTTCCGGAAGAAAACATCTTCCCGGATGTGCGTGGCCTGAAGGGGCCGTTTACTTGCCTGAACTCGGCGCGCTACGGCATCTCCTGGGGCGCCCTGGGGGCCGCCGAGTTCTGCTGGCACACCGCTCGCCAATACACGCTGGACCGGCAGCAGTTCGGTCGTCCTCTGGCTGCCACTCAGTTGATCCAGAAGAAACTGGCCGACATGCAGACTGAAATCACCCTCGCCTTGCAAGGATGCCTGCGTCTGGGACGTATGAAAGATGAGGGCACGGCCGCAGTTGAAATTACTTCGATCATGAAGCGCAACTCCTGCGGCAAATCCTTGGATATCGCACGTATGGCCCGGGACATGCTGGGCGGCAACGGTATCTCCGATGAGTTCGGCATCGCTCGTCATCTCGTGAACCTGGAAGTGGTGAACACCTACGAGGGCACGCACGACGTTCATGCGCTCATTCTTGGGCGTGCGCAAACCGGTATCCAGGCGTTCTATTAA
- a CDS encoding DUF2388 domain-containing protein: MRFYSNLFIASFFSVFCWSVPAYAFDVSTQQVVVSGYATSMVTSAPFDHKLIVAAHDDAAAFIASDGQLRGAQLESALDYLRRTQPKLHVSDLELAQAILVQ; encoded by the coding sequence ATGCGTTTTTACTCAAATCTGTTCATCGCATCTTTCTTTAGCGTTTTTTGCTGGTCCGTTCCGGCCTATGCCTTCGATGTGTCCACCCAGCAAGTGGTGGTCAGCGGCTATGCCACGAGCATGGTGACCTCCGCACCCTTCGACCATAAACTGATCGTCGCCGCTCACGATGACGCTGCGGCATTTATCGCCAGTGACGGGCAGTTGCGAGGGGCACAACTGGAGTCGGCCCTGGATTACCTACGCCGGACCCAACCAAAACTTCACGTCAGCGACCTTGAACTGGCACAAGCAATTCTCGTCCAATAG
- a CDS encoding LysR family transcriptional regulator, protein MRRKIPSTAALISFEAAARHESFTKAAQELSLTQGAICRQIASLEDFLSVELFRRSRRGVKLTEAGLSYSRRIATQLDAVERDTLSVMGHTGANVIELAVVPTFGTQWLLPRLKDFQQQHPEVTVNLTNRTRPFLFADTEFDAAIYFGDADWSGTESHKLMGENPMPVCSPALLGNQNSLTAQAIAELPLLQQTTRPYAWRQWFSSQNLNIARDLTGPRYELFSMLAQAAMHDMGVALIPPFLIQRELAEKRLVVANRNALSSIKAYYLMIPERKVESASLRAFRDWLVRQAMDYHLD, encoded by the coding sequence ATGCGCCGTAAAATCCCCAGCACCGCCGCCCTGATCAGTTTTGAGGCCGCTGCACGCCACGAGAGCTTTACCAAGGCCGCGCAAGAGCTGTCTCTGACACAAGGGGCTATTTGCCGACAGATTGCCAGCCTGGAGGATTTCCTCAGCGTGGAGCTGTTCCGACGCTCGCGACGCGGAGTCAAACTGACCGAAGCGGGTCTTTCCTACAGCCGGCGGATTGCCACCCAACTCGACGCCGTGGAGCGCGATACGCTTTCGGTGATGGGACACACCGGCGCGAATGTGATCGAACTGGCGGTGGTTCCGACGTTTGGCACTCAATGGCTGTTACCACGCCTCAAGGATTTCCAGCAGCAGCATCCGGAGGTCACCGTAAACCTGACCAACCGCACGCGCCCCTTTCTTTTTGCGGATACGGAGTTTGACGCTGCCATCTATTTCGGTGATGCGGACTGGTCCGGTACCGAATCCCACAAGCTGATGGGCGAAAACCCAATGCCGGTGTGCAGCCCCGCCTTACTCGGCAACCAGAACAGCCTGACAGCGCAAGCCATCGCCGAACTGCCCTTGCTGCAACAAACCACGCGCCCGTATGCCTGGCGCCAATGGTTCAGCTCGCAGAACCTGAACATTGCACGCGACCTGACAGGCCCGCGTTATGAACTATTCTCCATGCTTGCCCAAGCGGCCATGCACGACATGGGGGTTGCGTTGATCCCGCCCTTTTTGATTCAGCGCGAGCTGGCAGAGAAACGACTGGTCGTTGCCAACCGCAACGCACTGTCGAGTATCAAGGCCTACTACCTGATGATTCCCGAGCGAAAAGTGGAATCCGCCTCTCTTCGGGCTTTTCGTGACTGGCTTGTGAGACAAGCAATGGATTATCACCTTGATTAA